The Podospora pseudopauciseta strain CBS 411.78 chromosome 2 map unlocalized CBS411.78m_2, whole genome shotgun sequence genome has a window encoding:
- a CDS encoding uncharacterized protein (COG:C; EggNog:ENOG503NU8T): MPPSPNLLLSQPLTLPVSNLTIPNRLAKASMFEDCADPTTNLPSPQLKAISSSWSTGSWGLILTGSVAIDPLQVTTNAVLANQPNLPEETLLSSLQSWAASFRPPASSTTPPSPVIVQLIHPGKQLLRFASKARSMFEPPLAPSPIPLDLGPGLLPKIARTLLFAHPREMTLPEIQSLITKHAHSALILAKAGFNGVQIHAAHGFLLTQFLSPHSNKRTDAYGGTAAKRARVILEIIAAVREATKEYKGFVVGLKLNSVDHQQTDRQGKEDSIEQLRLLAKTELDFVEISGGSFEDIKPREMLAESTKKREAFFLEFARVAKRELAGIPLMVTGGFTTRLGMEEALRRGDCDMVGLARPSIFDPLLPRNVLLNPEVKDEDAKVTRVNVPVPWLLQKIPLKLVGAGVDGQFHAKKLQALGSTENKKA, encoded by the exons ATGCCTCCATCACctaacctcctcctctcccaacccctaaccctccccgtctccaacctcaccatccccaaccgcCTCGCCAAAGCCTCCATGTTCGAAGACTGCGCcgatcccaccaccaacctcccctccccccaattaaaagccatctcctcctcctggtcCACCGGCTCCTGGGGCCTTATCCTCACCGGCTCGGTAGCCATCGACCCCCTCCAAgtcaccaccaacgccgTTCTggccaaccaacccaacctccccgaagaaaccctcctctcctccctccaatCCTGGGCAGCTTCCTTCCGCCCCcctgcctcctccaccacccccccatccccagtAATAGTCCAACTAATCCACCCGGGCAAACAACTCCTCCGCTTCGCCTCTAAAGCCCGCTCCATGTTCGAACCCCCCttggccccctcccccattccCCTTGACCTAGGccccggcctcctcccaaagATAGCCCgcaccctcctcttcgcccaCCCCCGAGAAATGACCCTCCCCGAAATCCAatccctcatcaccaagcaCGCCCACTccgccctcatcctcgccaaagccGGCTTCAACGGCGTCCAGATCCACGCCGCCCacggcttcctcctcacgCAGTTCCTTTCCCCTCATTCCAACAAGCGAACCGATGCCTACGGTGGCACAGCTGCCAAGCGAGCCCGCGTCATCCTCGAGATCATCGCTGCCGTGAGGGAAGCCACCAAAGAATACAAAGGGTTCGTCGTAGGCCTCAAGCTAAACAGCGTGGATCACCAGCAAACCGACAGGCAAGGCAAAGAAGACAGCATCGAGCAGCTCCGACTCCTGGCAAAGACAGAGCTGGATTTTGTCGAGATCAGCGGGGGCAGTTTTGAGGATATCAAACCCAGGGAGATGCTCGCCGAGAGCacgaagaaaagagaggcgTTCTTTCTCGAGTTTGCCAGAGTAGCTAAGCGGGAGTTGGCCGGGATTCCATTGATGGTTACGGGCGGCTTCACCACCAGGcttgggatggaggaggcgctCAGGAGGGGTGATTGCGATATGGTTGGGTTGGCAAGGCCCTCGATTTTCGACCCTTTGCTTCCGAGGAATGTCCTCTTGAACCCAGAGGTCAAAGATGAGGATGCCAAGGTGACCCGTGTCAATGTTCCGGTGCCTTGGTTGTTGCAAAAGATTCCGCTCAAGCTGGTTGGGGCTGGTGTGGATGGT CAATTCCACGCCAAGAAACTGCAAGCACTCGGAAGCAccgagaacaagaaggcTTGA
- a CDS encoding uncharacterized protein (CAZy:AA7; COG:C; EggNog:ENOG503NX27), producing the protein MLTLAPFCALLGLAATSYANPFDKQDALTDCLVGSGVPINAPGSADWKLDSAPFNLRLNYTPVAIAVPTTAKHVQDAVACAAELGIKANAKCGGHSYASFGLGGEDGHLTIEMDRMNKVVLDNSTGIATVEGGSRLGHVAWELYQQGRRGFSHGTCPGVGVGGHALHGGYGISSHTKGLALDWIVGATVVLANSTIVNCSKTENPDLFWAIRGAGSSMGVVTEFRFDTFEVPEKVTYFIAPVQWPTEARALVGVRAVQEFAKTMPMELNMRLFIAKRFINLEGLYYGDKAGLQAVLAPLQKITNATLAVATTGGWLDQIKHFGNGVNIDQGHNLAQHETFYSTSLYTKALSEEKLEQFVSYWFKQAKSNPRDWYVHIDLHGGENSAVSSQDDDSSAYAHRDYLLMYLLYDRIDKGTYPADGHTIMSNFARNITEGLPKEDWGMYINYPDSRGLMDQETAQVNYWGKNLPRLQAIKKAVDPNDVFHYPQGVLPTTDTRSL; encoded by the exons ATGTTAACTCTCGCCCCCTTTTGCGCCCTGTTGGGCTTGGCGGCAACCTCATATGCCAACCCATTCGACAAACAAGACGCACTTACCGACTGCCTGGTCGGATCAGGCGTTCCAATCAATGCACCTGGTTCGGCCGATTGGAAGCTTGATTCTGCCCCTTTCAACCTGCGGCTCAACTACACCCCCGTCGCTATTGCTgtcccaacaacagccaagCACGTTCAAGATGCCGTTGCTTGTGCTGCCGAGCTTGGGATCAAAGCCAATGCCAAATGCGGCGGGCACAGTTATGCATCATTCGGTCTCGGTGGCGAAGATGGCCATCTCACGATTGAGATGGACCGAATGAACAAGGTTGTCCTGGACAACAGCACCGGCATTGCAACGGTCGAAGGTGGCTCAAGGTTGGGTCACGTTGCCTGGGAGCTCTACCAGCAGGGTAGGAGGGGCTTCAGCCACGGCACATGTCCAGG GGTCGGAGTGGGAGGTCATGCACTTCACGGTGGGTATGGCATCAGCTCCCACACCAAGGGTTTAGCTCTTGACTGGATAGTTGGGGCCACCGTTGTCCTCGCCAATTCGACAATTGTCAATTGCTCCAAGACGGAGAATCCGGACTTGTTTTGGGCCATCCGTGGTGCAGGATCCTCCATGGGCGTTGTCACCGAGTTCAGATTCGACACCTTTGAGGTGCCTGAGAAGGTTACCTACTTCATTGCGCCAGTACAATGGCCAACAGAGGCCAGAGCTTTGGTTGGTGTCCGAGCCGTTCAGGAGTTTGCCAAGACTATGCCAATGGAGTTGAACATGCGTTTGTTCATCGCCAAGCGCTTCATCAATCTGGAGGGCCTGTATTATGGAGACAAGGCAGGCCTGCAAGCTGTTCTCGCACCTTTGCAAAAGATAACCAACGCAACACTCGCGGTGGCCACGACAGGTGGCTGGCTGGATCAAATCAAACACTTTGGCAACGGAGTCAATATTGATCAGGGGCACAATCTCGCGCAACATGAGACTTTCTACTCGACCAGTCTTTACACCAAGGCTTTGAGCGAAGAGAAGCTCGAGCAGTTCGTCAGCTACTGGTTCAAGCAGGCCAAGTCCAATCCTAGGGACTGGTATGTGCACATTGACTTGCACGGCGGTGAGAACTCAGCAGTCAGCTCTCAGGATGACGATTCAAGTGCCTATGCGCACCGAGATTATCTTTTGATGTACCTTCTGTATGACCGCATAGACAAGGGCACATATCCCGCCGACGGCCATACCATCATGAGCAACTTTGCCCGCAACATCACCGAGGGCCTGCCCAAAGAAGACTGGGGAATGTACATCAACTACCCTGACTCCAGGGGTCTTATGGACCAGGAAACAGCGCAGGTCAACTACTGGGGCAAGAATCTACCGAGACTTCAGGCAATCAAGAAGGCCGTTGATCCGAACGATGTCTTTCATTACCCCCAGGGTGTCTTGCCAACTACTGATACTAGAAGTCTCTGA
- a CDS encoding uncharacterized protein (COG:G; EggNog:ENOG503NVX1; CAZy:GH10), giving the protein MTRISILLTTTTLLATTTIAQSNREPPSTGLHSLFLSAGKLYFGTATETNNFADPTYQNILSNPLEFGQLTPENSQKWGLIQPQPGDFSFNASDQVASLANSYNHLLRCHTLTWHSQLPPFVSSTSWTPDTLRQLITTHITSVISHFGSACYAWDVVNEALNENGTFRNSVFFEVLGEEYIAHSFEVAREVAPPETKLYYNDFNLETAPEKQTAAVELVKSLQSKGIKIDGVGLQAHFTVGQTPSVESLIATLQRFADLGVDVAWTELDVAQEDVETASELAVEQQASDYVVAVRACLEVERCVGVTVWQFTDRYSWVPGTFPGKGDACLWTENYQKKPAYWAVKGFLEGWVARMNVTRAFVGGNETTVRTVASPRGPLTEVTSGSERLKGSLVKVAFISFGVWLVLNMM; this is encoded by the coding sequence ATGACACGAATATCCATCCtcctgaccaccaccaccctcttggcaacaacaacaatcgCCCAATCCAACCGcgaacccccctccaccggcctacactccctcttcctctccgccgGAAAACTCTACTTTGGCACTGCCACCGAAACCAATAACTTCGCCGACCCAACCTACCAAAACATCCTCTCTAACCCCCTCGAATTCGGCCAGCTCACCCCAGAAAACTCACAAAAATGGGGTCTCATCCAGCCCCAACCAGGCGACTTTTCCTTCAACGCCTCTGACCAAGTCGCCTCCCTTGCCAACAGCTACAACCACCTCTTGCGTTGTCACACACTGACCTGGCactcccaactcccccccTTTGTCTCCTCCACATCATGGACACCAGACACGTTACGACAGTTGATCACAACACACATCACCTCGGTAATCTCCCACTTTGGCAGTGCCTGCTACGCCTGGGATGTCGTCAATGAGGCGCTAAACGAAAACGGAACATTTCGCAACTCGGTGTTTTTcgaggtgttgggggaggagtataTCGCTCATTCTTTTGAGGTTGCAAGGGAGGTAGCGCCCCCAGAGACAAAGCTCTACTACAACGACTTCAACCTTGAGACCGCACCAGAAAAGCAAACCGCCGCTGTTGAACTGGTCAAGTCGCTTCAGAGTAAAGGTATTAAAATTGATGGTGTGGGACTCCAGGCTCACTTCACAGTTGGCCAGACGCCGAGCGTGGAGAGTTTGATAGCGACTCTGCAAAGGTTTGCTGATCTGGGGGTGGATGTCGCCTGGACGGAGCTGGATGTGGCGCAAGAGGATGTGGAAACTGCGAGTGAGCTGGCGGTGGAGCAGCAGGCAAGTGATTATGTTGTGGCAGTGAGGGCGTGTCTCGAGGTAGAGAGGTGTGTCGGGGTGACGGTGTGGCAGTTTACGGATCGGTATAGCTGGGTGCCGGGGACGTTTCCAGGGAAGGGCGATGCGTGTCTTTGGACGGAGAATTATCAGAAGAAGCCGGCGTATTGGGCTGTGAAggggtttttggaggggtgggttgcTAGGATGAATGTGACTAGGGCGTTTGTGGGTGGAAATGAGACAACAGTGAGGACTGTCGCAAGCCCTAGAGGGCCTTTGACTGAAGTGACTAGCGGCAGTGAAAGGTTAAAAGGAAGCTTGGTGAAGGTCGCATTCATTAGCTTCGGTGTTTGGCTGGTTCTAAACATGATGTGA
- a CDS encoding uncharacterized protein (COG:S; EggNog:ENOG503PBJ6) translates to MTEEKAASPAPEAATKAQSPPPAADSSPTPEPAQPEPAHIQADDEEPDETDVDSSWGEDAVSSTASISSSILDYRKENGRTYHAYRDGKYLIPNDEQENERLDFQHHLWYLTLDGRLGFAPPAHPEAKFAGRVLDVGTGTGIWAIDFGDEHPDAHVIGVDLSPIQPSFTPPNVHFQIDDLEDEWTFSQPFDYIHVRAMSGSIKNWSAFLERCIEYEPTQNLSQLLLTCENRNLKPGGWLEVQEPGRPIADDDTFPPDCALAKATALFAEGLAAAGSPLLDVFTLKDLFNGAGFVSYDEKRAYWPSNPWPKDKKLKEIAMWSNTNLSAGVEGFLMAVATRFLGWSLPEVTVLSAQARADLNDRRIHAYWPVISAFAQKPE, encoded by the exons ATGACCGAGGAAAAGGCAGCATCTCCAGCCCCCGAGGCGGCCACCAAGGCTCAATCACCGCCACCTGCCGCTGATtcgtcaccaaccccagAACCAGCCCAGCCAGAGCCTGCCCATATTCAAGCTGACGATGAGGAGCCTGATGAGACTGATGTGGACTCGTCGTGGGGAGAG GACGCCGTCTCCTCGACTGCTAGCATCTCTAGTTCCATCTTGGACTACAGAAAAGAGAACGGGCGCACTTATCACGCCTATAGAGACGGAA AATACCTGATCCCCAATGATGAACAAGAAAACGAGCGTCTTGATTTTCAACACCATCTTTGGTATCTGACTCTCGATGGTCGGTTGGGATTCGCTCCTCCCGCTCATCCTGAAGCCAAATTTGCTGGTCGGGTTCTCGATGTTGGCACTGGTACAGGTATCTGGGCTATTGATTTTGGTGATGAGCATCCAGATGCTCATGTTATCGGCGTCGACCTCTCACCGATTCAACCGAGCTT CACACCTCCCAATGTCCACTTTCAAATCGACGATCTGGAGGACGAATGGACCTTCTCACAGCCATTTGACTACATTCACGTTCGCGCCATGTCCGGTTCAATCAAGAACTGGTCTGCATTTCTTGAAAGATGCATCGAGTATGAACCCACCCAAAATCTTTCTCAATTGCTTCTGACATGCGAAAATAGAAACTTGAAGCCTGGCGGTTGGCTCGAAGTTCAAGAACCGGGCAGACCCATTGCCGACGATGACACATTCCCCCCTGACTGTGCTCTCGCCAAAGCTACCGCTCTTTTTGCGGAAGGtctcgcagcagcaggctcGCCGCTTCTTGACGTCTTCACTCTCAAGGACTTGTTCAACGGAGCCGGCTTTGTCAGCTACGATGAAAAGCGGGCTTATTGGCCCAGCAACCCTTGGCCCAAAgacaagaagctcaaggagattgCCATGTGGTCCAACACAAACCTCTCCGCCGGCGTTGAGGGTttcttgatggcggtggcgacACGCTTCTTGGGCTGGAGTCTGCCAGAAGTCACTGTTCTTTCTGCTCAAGCAAGAGCTGATCTCAACGACAGAAGAATCCATGCCTATTGGCCAGT CATCTCTGCATTTGCGCAAAAGCCCGAGTGA